One genomic window of Cannabis sativa cultivar Pink pepper isolate KNU-18-1 chromosome 2, ASM2916894v1, whole genome shotgun sequence includes the following:
- the LOC115720850 gene encoding photosystem I subunit O: MASTFATASTVVGLGSSSLSSPKTKTTTLSSGFLKSSVSVRNPLKQARASGGRFTCFERDWLRRDFNVIGFGLIGWLAPSSIPVIDGKSLTGLFFDSIGAELAHFPTPPALTSQFWLWLVTWHLGLFIVLTFGQIGFKGRTDQYF; encoded by the exons ATGGCATCAACCTTTGCCACCGCTTCAACCGTAGTGGGTCTTGGCTCTTCTTCCCTCTCTTCTCCCAAAACCAAGACAACAACCCTCTCTTCAG ggTTTTTGAAGTCTAGCGTCAGCGTAAGGAACCCGTTGAAGCAAGCACGCGCTTCGGGTGGGAGGTTTACCTG CTTTGAGAGAGATTGGTTGCGAAGGGATTTTAATGTGATTGGATTTGGATTGATCGGATGGCTAGCACCGTCCAGCATCCCAGTAATCGACGGCAAGAGTTTAACGGGCCTTTTCTTTGATAGCATTGGTGCTGAGCTGGCCCACTTCCCCACTCCTCCTGCTCTTACCTCCCAATTCTG GTTGTGGCTGGTGACGTGGCATTTGGGTCTGTTTATCGTCCTCACATTTGGGCAAATTGGATTCAAAGGAAGGACTGATCAGTACTTTTGA
- the LOC115719382 gene encoding uncharacterized protein LOC115719382 isoform X1, with product MTRLSSDRVLRDNNTRDPSTIEALTLNHRALSDVSCLKDFKILERLDLRLNNLTSLEDLKLCTNLRWLSVTQNKLESLKGIEALTQLTVLNAGKNKLKSMNEVRSITSLRAIILNDNEISSICRLDQMKELNTIVLSKNPIGEIGDSLINVKSLTKLSLSYCQIRNIGASLKSCVELKELRLSHNDIKSLPAELAYNKDIQNLDLGYNAITTWSDVKVLNSFVSLKNLNLQGNPIADHEKSVKKVQVIILFSLFYLCFNVLCLVNLILTKTILLQIKNTFPNLHVFNAKPTNKRTRNDLDSSVAADKDPDTQTEEMRDHVNRKNSKYSVVDQDSPSDFVTKKKVKGGNDGTRDNAAELPSHNDEKRDHVKAKKSKHQNPDLERKSKQESEEQVDKLQKRKVTFIEKDDAKVKKLPKTSKTKRSDLDIIDDSEASFMELVSNVGGEVPDFKREKKFTDKSGGVIVTFPGKTKKAKSQSTGFVLSLSPEVEVGVGGPSTWGD from the exons ATGACTCGCTTGAGCTCCGACCGTGTTCTCAGGGATAACAACACTCGTGACCCTTCAACCATTGAAGCTCTCACTCTCAACCATAGAGCTCTCTCCGAT GTCTCGTGCTTGAAGGACTtcaagatcttggagaggcttGACCTAAGGCTCAACAATCTCACTTCTCTTGAG GATTTGAAGCTGTGTACAAATTTGAGATGGCTATCGGTCACGCAGAACAAATTGGAGAGCTTGAAAGGAATTGAAGCACTTACTCAGCTCACT GTCTTAAATGCAGGCAAGAATAAGCTTAAGTCTATGAATGAGGTCCGATCAATTACATCTTTACGAGCAATAATTTTGAATG ATAATGAAATTAGTTCAATTTGCAGGCTTGATCAAATGAAAGAATTGAACACGATTG TTCTATCGAAAAACCCCATTGGTGAAATTGGCGACTCTTTGATAAATGTAAAATCTTTGACAAAG CTTTCTCTTTCTTATTGCCAGATTCGAAATATCGGTGCTTCACTCAAGTCTTGTGTTGAACTAAAAGAACTGAGACTGTCTCATAATGATATCAAG AGTCTTCCAGCTGAGTTGGCATATAACAAAGATATACAGAACTTAGATTTGGGATATAATGCTATCACAACATGGTCAGATGTAAAG GTCCTTAATTCTTTTGTTAGCCTGAAAAATCTGAATTTGCAAGGGAACCCTATCGCTGACCATGAAAAATCAGTGAAGAAGGTACAAGTCATCatcttattttcattattttatctcTGTTTCAACGTATTGTGCCTTGTTAACTTGATTCTTACAAAAACAATTCTATTGCAGATCAAAAATACTTTCCCAAACTTGCATGTGTTCAATGCGAAACCAACGAACAAACGCACCAGAAATGACTTGGATTCTTCTGTTGCCGCTGACAAAGATCCAGATACTCAAACAGAAGAAATGAGAGATCATGTCAACCGCAAGAACTCTAAATATTCTGTCGTGGATCAGGATAGTCCAAGTGATTTTGTTACTAAGAAGAAAGTGAAGGGGGGAAACGATGGAACAAGAGACAATGCAGCAGAACTTCCTTCTCACAATGATGAGAAGAGAGATCATGTCAAGGCTAAGAAATCAAAACACCAAAATCCTGATCTGGAAAGAAAGTCGAAACAGGAAAGTGAAGAACAGGTTGACAAGCTGCAAAAGAGAAAAGTGACATTCATAGAGAAAGATGATGCTAAGGTGAAGAAACTACCAAAAACATCAAAGACAAAACGGAGTGACCTGGATATTATTGATGACAGTGAGGCTTCATTCATGGAGCTTGTGTCAAATGTTGGCGGAGAAGTTCCCGACTTCAAAAGGGAAAAGAAGTTTACTGACAAGTCTGGAGGTGTCATAGTAACCTTCCCAGGTAAGACGAAGAAAGCGAAATCCCAAAGTACAGGTTTTGTTTTAAGTCTCTCACCCGAAGTTGAAGTTGGAGTCGGTGGCCCGTCAACATGGGGGGATTAG
- the LOC115719382 gene encoding uncharacterized protein LOC115719382 isoform X2 — MTRLSSDRVLRDNNTRDPSTIEALTLNHRALSDVSCLKDFKILERLDLRLNNLTSLEDLKLCTNLRWLSVTQNKLESLKGIEALTQLTVLNAGKNKLKSMNEVRSITSLRAIILNDNEISSICRLDQMKELNTIVLSKNPIGEIGDSLINVKSLTKLSLSYCQIRNIGASLKSCVELKELRLSHNDIKSLPAELAYNKDIQNLDLGYNAITTWSDVKVLNSFVSLKNLNLQGNPIADHEKSVKKIKNTFPNLHVFNAKPTNKRTRNDLDSSVAADKDPDTQTEEMRDHVNRKNSKYSVVDQDSPSDFVTKKKVKGGNDGTRDNAAELPSHNDEKRDHVKAKKSKHQNPDLERKSKQESEEQVDKLQKRKVTFIEKDDAKVKKLPKTSKTKRSDLDIIDDSEASFMELVSNVGGEVPDFKREKKFTDKSGGVIVTFPGKTKKAKSQSTGFVLSLSPEVEVGVGGPSTWGD, encoded by the exons ATGACTCGCTTGAGCTCCGACCGTGTTCTCAGGGATAACAACACTCGTGACCCTTCAACCATTGAAGCTCTCACTCTCAACCATAGAGCTCTCTCCGAT GTCTCGTGCTTGAAGGACTtcaagatcttggagaggcttGACCTAAGGCTCAACAATCTCACTTCTCTTGAG GATTTGAAGCTGTGTACAAATTTGAGATGGCTATCGGTCACGCAGAACAAATTGGAGAGCTTGAAAGGAATTGAAGCACTTACTCAGCTCACT GTCTTAAATGCAGGCAAGAATAAGCTTAAGTCTATGAATGAGGTCCGATCAATTACATCTTTACGAGCAATAATTTTGAATG ATAATGAAATTAGTTCAATTTGCAGGCTTGATCAAATGAAAGAATTGAACACGATTG TTCTATCGAAAAACCCCATTGGTGAAATTGGCGACTCTTTGATAAATGTAAAATCTTTGACAAAG CTTTCTCTTTCTTATTGCCAGATTCGAAATATCGGTGCTTCACTCAAGTCTTGTGTTGAACTAAAAGAACTGAGACTGTCTCATAATGATATCAAG AGTCTTCCAGCTGAGTTGGCATATAACAAAGATATACAGAACTTAGATTTGGGATATAATGCTATCACAACATGGTCAGATGTAAAG GTCCTTAATTCTTTTGTTAGCCTGAAAAATCTGAATTTGCAAGGGAACCCTATCGCTGACCATGAAAAATCAGTGAAGAAG ATCAAAAATACTTTCCCAAACTTGCATGTGTTCAATGCGAAACCAACGAACAAACGCACCAGAAATGACTTGGATTCTTCTGTTGCCGCTGACAAAGATCCAGATACTCAAACAGAAGAAATGAGAGATCATGTCAACCGCAAGAACTCTAAATATTCTGTCGTGGATCAGGATAGTCCAAGTGATTTTGTTACTAAGAAGAAAGTGAAGGGGGGAAACGATGGAACAAGAGACAATGCAGCAGAACTTCCTTCTCACAATGATGAGAAGAGAGATCATGTCAAGGCTAAGAAATCAAAACACCAAAATCCTGATCTGGAAAGAAAGTCGAAACAGGAAAGTGAAGAACAGGTTGACAAGCTGCAAAAGAGAAAAGTGACATTCATAGAGAAAGATGATGCTAAGGTGAAGAAACTACCAAAAACATCAAAGACAAAACGGAGTGACCTGGATATTATTGATGACAGTGAGGCTTCATTCATGGAGCTTGTGTCAAATGTTGGCGGAGAAGTTCCCGACTTCAAAAGGGAAAAGAAGTTTACTGACAAGTCTGGAGGTGTCATAGTAACCTTCCCAGGTAAGACGAAGAAAGCGAAATCCCAAAGTACAGGTTTTGTTTTAAGTCTCTCACCCGAAGTTGAAGTTGGAGTCGGTGGCCCGTCAACATGGGGGGATTAG